A region of Thermovirga sp. DNA encodes the following proteins:
- a CDS encoding DNA-binding protein, giving the protein MIVERNKNLIALRFDDGEDVIPRLYEALGDTTSAILISAVGMLRDFEIGWLGPDGYEKKRFHEAREILSLSGTVNRQDDGKAFIHVHASLAGRDYSVIGGHLFGGTVNFTCELVLMIPEGLVFERKVSVEGEPLKFFPKKK; this is encoded by the coding sequence TTGATAGTTGAACGAAACAAAAACCTGATCGCCCTGCGGTTCGACGATGGCGAGGATGTTATCCCCCGGCTCTATGAAGCCCTTGGCGACACGACATCGGCGATTTTGATCTCTGCCGTGGGGATGCTCCGCGATTTCGAGATAGGATGGCTGGGCCCCGATGGTTACGAGAAGAAGCGTTTCCACGAAGCCCGGGAGATCCTCTCCCTTTCGGGAACGGTGAACCGCCAGGACGATGGGAAGGCCTTTATCCACGTCCACGCCTCGCTGGCGGGACGGGATTACTCCGTCATCGGCGGGCACCTCTTCGGCGGAACCGTCAACTTCACCTGCGAGTTGGTGTTGATGATACCCGAGGGCCTGGTCTTCGAGAGAAAGGTCTCCGTGGAAGGAGAGCCCTTGAAGTTCTTCCCCAAAAAGAAATGA
- the rsmG gene encoding 16S rRNA (guanine(527)-N(7))-methyltransferase RsmG, translating to MDENLLEPFPECSLQPEDYLVELERNRERIEHYAFLLASFNERARLTGPTEPPEIMAHIRDCAVSLVFAPDIGAVVDIGTGGGLPGIVWALCRPNLKITLLESVAKKCDILDEMARMLRLSNVDVACARSEALSLERRESFRIALSRGVGHLGVVAEYASPLLGVGGFAYFFKGPRVAEELRDVGDKWATLGFDGPMIYSYDLDGKNLCLVGLEKSAPCPAKYPRRPGKASKSSWWR from the coding sequence ATGGATGAAAACTTGCTGGAACCCTTTCCCGAATGCAGTCTGCAGCCGGAAGATTACCTCGTAGAACTCGAAAGGAACAGGGAAAGGATAGAGCACTACGCCTTTCTCCTGGCTTCCTTCAACGAGAGGGCGAGGCTGACCGGACCCACGGAACCCCCGGAAATTATGGCACATATAAGGGATTGCGCCGTTTCCCTGGTCTTCGCACCCGACATCGGCGCCGTCGTGGATATTGGGACGGGGGGAGGCCTTCCGGGGATCGTATGGGCTCTCTGCAGGCCCAACCTGAAGATCACGCTGCTGGAGAGCGTCGCGAAAAAGTGCGACATCCTCGACGAGATGGCCCGGATGCTGCGCCTCTCCAACGTGGATGTGGCCTGTGCCAGATCGGAGGCCCTCTCCCTGGAGCGCCGGGAGAGTTTCCGCATCGCCCTTTCAAGGGGCGTGGGACACCTGGGCGTCGTCGCCGAATATGCCTCCCCCCTTTTGGGAGTGGGCGGTTTTGCCTACTTTTTCAAGGGGCCCCGGGTCGCCGAGGAACTGCGGGACGTGGGGGACAAGTGGGCGACCCTCGGCTTTGACGGCCCTATGATCTACTCTTACGACCTGGATGGGAAGAACCTTTGCCTGGTGGGGCTCGAGAAGAGCGCCCCCTGCCCGGCGAAGTACCCGAGGCGACCCGGCAAGGCGAGCAAGAGTTCCTGGTGGAGGTGA
- a CDS encoding AAA family ATPase, with product MRFLKTVAVANQKGGVGKTTCCVNLAAELGRQGKKVLVLDIDPQGNSTSGLGVDVSNVHNSMYHVILDEVPPTSAIIPSAWEGVWVLPATLDLAGSEVELAGVMSRETRLARHMHAMKDFDIGFIDCPPSLGLLTVNALVAADSLLVPIQCEYYALEGVGQLMRTISLVQRYLNENLNLDGVVLTMFDARTNLSKEVADEVRNQFREAVFDTLIPRNVRLSEAPSHGKPICYYDPESAGAAAFRNLAEEVQQRWLAQGR from the coding sequence GTGAGGTTTTTGAAGACCGTCGCCGTTGCGAATCAGAAGGGGGGCGTGGGCAAGACCACCTGCTGCGTGAACTTGGCAGCCGAGCTCGGCAGGCAGGGAAAGAAGGTCCTCGTGCTAGACATCGACCCCCAGGGCAACAGCACCAGCGGCCTGGGCGTGGATGTCTCCAACGTCCATAACAGCATGTACCATGTCATCCTCGACGAGGTGCCGCCCACCAGCGCGATCATCCCGTCGGCCTGGGAAGGGGTCTGGGTTCTTCCGGCCACCCTCGACCTGGCCGGTTCCGAGGTGGAACTGGCCGGGGTGATGAGTCGAGAGACGAGGCTCGCGAGGCACATGCACGCCATGAAGGACTTCGACATCGGCTTCATCGACTGCCCTCCCTCGCTGGGACTCCTCACCGTCAACGCCCTTGTGGCCGCCGACAGCCTCTTGGTCCCGATCCAGTGCGAATATTACGCCCTCGAGGGGGTGGGGCAACTCATGCGGACCATATCGCTGGTCCAGCGGTACCTCAACGAGAATCTCAACCTGGACGGCGTCGTCCTCACCATGTTCGACGCTAGGACCAACCTCTCCAAGGAAGTGGCCGACGAGGTCAGGAACCAGTTCCGCGAGGCCGTCTTCGATACCCTCATCCCCAGGAATGTGAGGCTCTCCGAGGCTCCCAGCCATGGTAAACCCATATGCTACTACGATCCGGAGAGCGCCGGCGCAGCCGCCTTCAGAAACCTCGCCGAGGAGGTGCAGCAGAGATGGCTCGCTCAAGGGCGCTAG
- a CDS encoding ParB/RepB/Spo0J family partition protein, producing MARSRALGKGLGALIPGAGTEPLPVEGAVVEVLRLRLEDIRPSPNQPRKDFDHESLAALADSIREHGVVQPVVVRKLDGGYEIVAGERRWRAAGMAGLDEVPVRVIDVDENRVIELSLVENLQREDLSPLEAAKGISELVDKFSLTQEQAARKLGWSRAAVANKLRLLNLPEELQQMLHRGDLGEGHARALLSLDDPLEQLHLARQCVDRGMSVREVEEAVRKPSGEKKAGKARSSPSVLIPEPVLRVSERYGIDIKMSGRGNNVRIMLGGLNEDEARRLFEMIDRSGEILFPDK from the coding sequence ATGGCTCGCTCAAGGGCGCTAGGCAAGGGGCTGGGAGCCCTCATCCCCGGGGCGGGGACGGAACCCCTACCGGTGGAAGGAGCGGTGGTGGAGGTCCTTCGCCTGCGCCTGGAGGACATAAGGCCGTCACCGAACCAGCCCAGGAAGGATTTCGACCACGAAAGCCTGGCAGCCCTCGCCGACTCCATCAGGGAACATGGCGTCGTCCAGCCCGTGGTGGTCCGAAAACTGGACGGTGGTTACGAGATCGTGGCCGGCGAGAGAAGGTGGCGGGCCGCCGGGATGGCCGGCCTCGACGAGGTGCCCGTGCGGGTCATCGATGTGGACGAGAACAGGGTCATAGAACTATCCCTGGTGGAGAATCTCCAGAGGGAGGACCTCTCCCCCTTGGAGGCCGCGAAGGGCATAAGCGAACTGGTGGACAAGTTCTCCCTAACCCAGGAGCAGGCGGCCAGGAAGCTGGGATGGAGCAGGGCGGCCGTGGCCAACAAGCTCAGGCTCCTGAACCTCCCCGAGGAACTACAGCAGATGCTCCACCGGGGGGACCTGGGCGAGGGGCACGCCAGGGCCCTGCTCTCCCTCGATGATCCCCTGGAACAGCTCCACCTGGCGAGGCAATGTGTGGACCGGGGCATGTCGGTCCGGGAGGTCGAGGAGGCCGTCCGCAAGCCCTCGGGAGAGAAAAAGGCCGGCAAGGCGAGATCGTCCCCATCGGTCCTCATCCCTGAACCCGTCCTGAGGGTCTCAGAACGTTACGGTATCGACATCAAGATGAGCGGCCGGGGAAACAACGTGAGGATCATGCTTGGCGGGTTGAACGAGGATGAGGCCCGCAGGCTCTTCGAAATGATAGACAGGAGCGGGGAGATACTCTTCCCCGACAAGTGA
- a CDS encoding HIT domain-containing protein, with the protein MDQLFAPWRMAYIDGAGKQEGCIFCDFPKEQEDRERLILARGELVFVILNAFPYNPGHLMVAPYRHEGAYENLKEEELLEMHRFGRKCIGVLKEAMNPQGFNLGINIGKTAGAGFAGHIHLHIVPRWDGDTNFMPVIAGTKVLPASLQETWDILKKVWEAHGRRR; encoded by the coding sequence TTGGATCAGCTTTTCGCGCCCTGGCGGATGGCCTATATAGACGGGGCCGGCAAGCAGGAGGGGTGCATCTTCTGCGATTTCCCCAAGGAGCAGGAGGACAGGGAACGCCTTATCCTGGCCCGCGGGGAACTGGTTTTCGTAATACTCAACGCCTTCCCCTACAACCCCGGACACCTCATGGTGGCCCCCTACAGGCATGAGGGAGCCTACGAGAACCTCAAAGAAGAAGAATTACTCGAGATGCATCGTTTCGGCCGAAAATGCATCGGCGTCCTCAAAGAAGCTATGAACCCCCAGGGATTCAACCTGGGAATAAACATCGGTAAAACCGCCGGAGCGGGCTTTGCTGGCCACATCCATCTTCACATCGTTCCCAGGTGGGACGGCGACACGAACTTCATGCCGGTGATAGCCGGCACGAAGGTCCTGCCAGCCTCGCTGCAGGAGACCTGGGACATCCTGAAGAAGGTCTGGGAGGCCCATGGCCGGCGGCGATGA